One region of Flavobacterium sp. KACC 22763 genomic DNA includes:
- a CDS encoding TlpA family protein disulfide reductase, which translates to MKKLFVAGLVLFNALNIIGQSKNSVKFTAKIANRNSDTLVIKGRDNFRQVIPIDKKEIFSATFDAPQGFYVFSDGTESSNLYLKPNSEVNLTMNAKEFDETIVYKGKGVNESNFLAQQALKDENFQKDAFAKESAEFTALLDGKLKADIESLEKGDFAPEFKTALKRSFESFHQYAGEEYERVAKANKMVGKASPGFDYENFKGGKTKLSDLKGKYVYIDLWATWCAPCRAEIPYLQKIEEKYHGKNIEFVSISIDKAKDNEKWKKFVTDKKLGGVQLFADKDWESEFVVNYGVTGIPRFILIDPQGNILKSDASRPSDPELDKQLSALLN; encoded by the coding sequence ATGAAAAAACTTTTTGTTGCAGGTTTAGTGCTTTTTAATGCTTTAAATATCATTGGTCAAAGCAAAAATTCGGTAAAATTTACAGCTAAAATCGCCAATAGAAATAGCGATACTTTGGTTATTAAAGGAAGAGATAATTTCAGACAAGTAATTCCAATTGATAAAAAAGAGATTTTTTCTGCAACTTTTGATGCTCCTCAGGGGTTTTATGTTTTTTCTGACGGAACAGAATCTTCTAATTTATATTTAAAGCCAAATTCTGAAGTCAATTTGACTATGAATGCCAAAGAATTTGATGAAACGATTGTTTATAAAGGTAAAGGAGTAAACGAAAGTAACTTTTTAGCTCAACAAGCTTTAAAAGATGAAAATTTTCAGAAAGATGCTTTTGCAAAAGAATCGGCTGAATTTACCGCTTTACTTGATGGTAAATTAAAAGCAGATATAGAAAGTCTTGAAAAAGGTGATTTTGCTCCTGAATTTAAAACGGCTCTAAAACGCAGTTTCGAAAGTTTTCACCAATATGCGGGTGAAGAATATGAAAGAGTTGCAAAGGCAAATAAAATGGTTGGAAAAGCTTCTCCAGGTTTTGACTATGAAAATTTTAAAGGAGGAAAAACGAAACTTTCTGATTTAAAAGGAAAATATGTTTACATTGATCTTTGGGCAACATGGTGCGCGCCTTGTAGAGCTGAGATCCCGTATTTGCAGAAGATTGAAGAAAAATATCATGGAAAAAATATTGAATTTGTAAGTATTTCTATTGATAAAGCAAAAGATAATGAAAAATGGAAAAAGTTCGTAACGGATAAAAAGTTAGGAGGCGTTCAACTATTTGCTGATAAAGACTGGGAATCTGAGTTTGTTGTGAACTACGGTGTCACCGGAATTCCTCGATTTATTTTAATTGATCCGCAAGGCAATATTTTAAAATCTGATGCATCAAGACCATCTGATCCTGAGCTTGATAAGCAACTTAGTGCATTATTGAACTAA
- a CDS encoding toxin-antitoxin system YwqK family antitoxin, with protein MKKSVILAAILFSGIVVAQEGKPELEAAGNKVKATYYYDNGKVQQEGFFKDGKLDGVWVSYDEKGNKKTVGEYTDGVKTGKWIYFNENSLSEVAYVDNKVSSVKSLQKNALANRN; from the coding sequence ATGAAAAAGAGTGTAATTTTAGCTGCAATATTGTTCTCTGGAATTGTAGTTGCACAAGAAGGAAAGCCTGAATTGGAAGCTGCTGGAAACAAGGTAAAAGCAACGTATTACTATGACAATGGTAAAGTGCAGCAAGAAGGCTTTTTTAAAGACGGTAAATTAGACGGTGTTTGGGTATCTTATGACGAAAAAGGAAATAAAAAAACCGTTGGAGAATACACAGACGGAGTTAAAACTGGAAAATGGATTTACTTTAATGAAAACAGTTTAAGCGAAGTTGCTTATGTAGACAACAAAGTGAGCTCAGTTAAAAGTTTACAGAAAAATGCTTTAGCAAACAGAAATTAA
- a CDS encoding PepSY-associated TM helix domain-containing protein translates to MGFKTKIRFIHKWLGLISGLIVFIVCITGCIFCFHDEIKDITRKEWRLVEPQNKPFLSPSELQEKAKEAVPANKASMIAYYGKNRSAIVYTYSDAGNLYLYFNPYTGEYLKSENPETDFFIIVEYIHLYLLLPDYIGKHIIGGATIIFILLLISGVIQWWPKRKSDIKRSFTIKWSAKWRRVNYDWHNTTGFYISIIALILAITGLTFTYEWVGDGIYKSFNFGGDKAVETKTPVIDTTTFKVNSVTAIDKAFVQTQQLQPKAEMFFIMIPQKKGDIVSTGAYPHTLRYDQQSNYYFHPSSGKLIQSQTFDKKSLGLQVVEMNYGIHTGQVLDLPGKIIAFTVSLIAAALPISGFIIWFGRNRKSKKVKA, encoded by the coding sequence ATGGGATTCAAAACCAAAATACGTTTTATACACAAATGGCTCGGATTAATTTCTGGGCTTATCGTTTTTATAGTCTGTATTACGGGTTGTATTTTCTGCTTTCATGATGAAATAAAAGACATTACCAGAAAAGAATGGCGTTTGGTTGAACCTCAAAACAAACCTTTTCTATCGCCATCTGAGCTGCAGGAAAAAGCAAAAGAAGCTGTTCCTGCAAACAAAGCCAGTATGATCGCTTATTATGGAAAAAATAGATCGGCAATTGTTTACACTTATTCAGACGCTGGAAATCTCTACTTATATTTTAATCCGTATACTGGAGAATATCTGAAATCTGAAAATCCAGAAACCGACTTTTTCATTATTGTAGAATACATTCACCTATATCTGCTTCTACCCGATTATATCGGAAAGCATATTATTGGCGGAGCGACGATCATTTTTATTTTATTGCTTATTTCAGGAGTCATACAATGGTGGCCAAAACGAAAGAGTGACATTAAAAGAAGTTTCACTATAAAATGGTCGGCAAAATGGCGACGCGTTAATTACGACTGGCATAATACTACTGGATTTTACATCTCAATAATAGCCTTAATTTTAGCTATTACCGGACTTACTTTTACCTATGAATGGGTTGGTGACGGAATTTATAAATCCTTTAACTTTGGAGGAGACAAAGCAGTTGAAACAAAAACTCCAGTAATTGATACCACCACATTCAAAGTAAATTCGGTTACAGCAATTGACAAAGCATTTGTTCAAACTCAGCAATTGCAGCCAAAAGCAGAAATGTTTTTTATAATGATTCCGCAGAAAAAAGGCGATATTGTCAGCACAGGCGCTTATCCACATACATTACGCTATGATCAGCAGAGCAATTATTATTTTCATCCGTCAAGCGGAAAATTAATCCAAAGCCAGACTTTTGACAAAAAAAGTCTAGGACTACAAGTTGTCGAAATGAATTACGGAATACATACCGGACAAGTTTTAGATCTTCCTGGAAAAATAATAGCTTTTACTGTGAGTTTAATTGCCGCCGCGCTACCTATCAGCGGATTTATAATTTGGTTTGGAAGAAACAGAAAATCTAAAAAAGTAAAAGCATAA
- a CDS encoding PepSY-associated TM helix domain-containing protein: MNNRHYNIYFHTHTVSGIVISVVLFVIFFAGSFSFFRDEIINWERNESTAITREIQLDYNNALQHLDKKYVLHGRNLTISKPSVENRVAVYMEGTKDTLAPKKQQAGEFFYLDNKNYKSYTYEESYSLGELLYRLHFLAQIPYPAGYYLAGFTALFFLFAIITGVLLHWNKIVSNFYMFRPKEKLKTLWTDAHTALGMIGLPFQFVYAVTGAFFMIKLLIVAPAVMALYKGDQDKLYKELEYTDPDYKFENKKLANPFNINELVAKTKKNWADFEITRVFIQNYGDANMHVLVEGELLSHKKFTGIGKVVYRVADGKEIAKKDPIAQTSYLDVVKNVLYRIHFGDYGGYALKIVSFILGIITCFVIISGVMIWLVARQKNNMPEKKRRFNAAVVRIYLAICLSMYPITALAFIGSKIFYPLSQSNLYALYFGGWLILTVFFIIKKDDAFTNKFCLISGSILGFLIPVANGIVSGNWFWNSFMQNKFQIFFIDVFWIFLASISLYVAYHLKPKKAVA; encoded by the coding sequence ATGAATAACCGTCATTACAATATCTATTTTCACACGCATACTGTCAGCGGAATCGTTATCAGTGTAGTTCTTTTTGTAATTTTCTTCGCTGGATCTTTTTCTTTTTTTAGAGATGAAATCATCAATTGGGAAAGAAATGAATCTACAGCAATCACAAGAGAAATTCAATTAGATTACAATAATGCACTGCAGCATCTTGACAAAAAATATGTATTGCATGGAAGAAATCTTACCATTTCTAAACCGTCTGTAGAAAATAGAGTTGCCGTTTACATGGAAGGAACCAAAGACACCTTGGCTCCAAAAAAACAGCAAGCTGGAGAGTTTTTTTATTTGGACAATAAAAATTACAAGAGCTACACTTATGAAGAATCTTATTCATTAGGTGAACTTTTATACCGTCTTCACTTTCTCGCACAAATTCCATATCCTGCAGGATATTATTTGGCAGGATTTACAGCTTTGTTCTTTTTATTCGCCATCATAACGGGAGTTCTCCTGCACTGGAATAAAATCGTTTCTAACTTTTACATGTTTCGTCCGAAAGAAAAATTAAAAACACTTTGGACAGATGCGCATACAGCATTAGGAATGATTGGTTTGCCATTTCAATTTGTATACGCGGTTACAGGAGCATTTTTTATGATTAAGCTTTTAATTGTAGCTCCAGCTGTAATGGCTTTATATAAGGGAGATCAAGATAAATTATACAAAGAACTGGAATATACTGATCCAGATTATAAGTTTGAAAATAAAAAACTGGCAAATCCATTTAACATTAACGAACTGGTTGCAAAAACCAAAAAGAACTGGGCCGATTTTGAAATTACCCGTGTTTTTATCCAAAATTACGGCGATGCTAATATGCATGTTTTGGTTGAGGGTGAACTTTTAAGCCACAAAAAATTTACCGGAATTGGAAAAGTAGTTTACAGAGTTGCTGATGGAAAAGAAATTGCCAAAAAAGACCCAATTGCACAAACGAGTTATTTAGATGTCGTAAAAAATGTTTTATACAGAATACATTTTGGCGATTATGGCGGATATGCTTTAAAAATTGTAAGCTTCATTTTAGGAATTATAACTTGTTTTGTCATTATTTCTGGAGTTATGATTTGGCTTGTTGCCCGACAAAAAAACAATATGCCAGAAAAGAAAAGACGCTTCAACGCTGCTGTTGTTCGTATTTACTTAGCGATTTGTTTAAGCATGTATCCAATTACAGCTTTGGCTTTTATAGGAAGTAAAATTTTCTACCCTTTAAGTCAGTCCAATCTGTATGCGCTTTATTTTGGAGGCTGGCTAATTCTTACCGTCTTCTTTATCATTAAAAAGGATGATGCTTTCACCAACAAGTTCTGCCTGATTTCAGGAAGTATTTTAGGATTCCTGATTCCAGTTGCAAACGGAATCGTTTCTGGAAATTGGTTTTGGAATTCTTTTATGCAAAACAAATTTCAAATTTTCTTTATAGATGTTTTCTGGATTTTCTTGGCATCAATTTCATTATACGTTGCCTATCATTTAAAACCTAAAAAAGCGGTTGCTTAA
- a CDS encoding TonB-dependent receptor, producing the protein MKLKFTISLLTLCFVLLTGTSVLAQEKATIKGQISSDSGTADNISVALKGTKIGTNTDTKGNYEIKNLKPGTYIIRVSAVGFTSKEKSITLNSGDELIENFSINSNSEQLNEIVINGNGRKNPLARKETQQVSRLPLKNLENPQVYTTITSELLKEQVVTNLDDALKNAPGLNPLWASTGRGGDGAGYFSLRGFAVQPTMINGLPGLTNGSLDPANIDKIEVIKGPSGTLFGSSLISYGGLINMTTKKPYDRFGGEVTYTAGSYGLNRVTADVNTPLDEEHKINFRLNTAYHSENSFQDAGYRKSFFFAPSLSYEVNDRLSFFINTEFMKNEATNPTMLFLDRAAPLRVHNIDELGYDNKRSYTSNELAIQTPSYSLQGQMNYKISDQWTSQTVISRGSSKSEGYYTYLYEGTKSIPQITEGIVLGRSMNYQNSTTLTTDIQQNFIGDFRIGSLRNRIVAGLDYFNRGQIDNGSGYVRNGNVYIGNMDLATVNQYVFGITDPKKYVTDGDNGNLTKAGSDKLLAEAAANNNKTKQEVFSAYVSDVINITPSLSAMGSLRVDRFMTAGDVTTSDDDYNQTAFSPKFGLVYQPIIDKVSIFANYMDGFANSAPTSDILPDGSSSPRTFKPEHANQFEIGTKLNVLKDKVYATFSYYDIQVKDQVYTVYGTSGSVNTQTSYQNGAQRNKGFEAEIVASPVPGLNIVAGYSYVDAILNAGDPDFVGHRPESSGPRNSANFWASYKFLEGDLQGFGLGFGGNYADKNLIMNRTITGQFTIPSYTVLNSSIFYGTEKYTLTLKLDNIANVDTYDGWSTIHPRNMRSVAASFAYRF; encoded by the coding sequence ATGAAATTAAAATTTACGATTTCGCTATTAACTTTATGCTTTGTTCTACTTACGGGAACATCTGTTTTGGCACAGGAGAAAGCGACAATAAAAGGTCAGATTAGTTCGGATAGTGGAACAGCAGATAACATTTCTGTTGCTTTAAAAGGAACAAAAATCGGAACAAACACAGATACTAAAGGGAATTATGAAATAAAGAACCTTAAACCGGGAACTTATATTATTAGAGTTTCGGCAGTTGGATTTACATCTAAAGAAAAAAGTATCACTCTTAACAGCGGAGACGAATTAATTGAAAATTTCAGTATTAACTCAAACTCTGAGCAGTTAAACGAAATTGTAATTAACGGAAACGGCAGAAAAAATCCTCTGGCACGCAAAGAAACACAGCAAGTATCAAGATTACCGCTTAAAAATCTTGAAAACCCACAAGTATATACTACCATTACAAGCGAGCTTTTAAAAGAGCAAGTCGTTACAAACCTTGATGATGCGCTTAAAAATGCTCCAGGATTAAATCCGTTATGGGCTTCTACAGGTCGTGGAGGCGATGGAGCAGGATATTTCTCTTTACGAGGATTTGCTGTACAGCCAACTATGATTAACGGTTTGCCAGGTTTAACAAACGGAAGTTTAGATCCTGCAAACATCGATAAAATTGAAGTAATAAAAGGACCTTCTGGAACTTTATTTGGAAGCAGCCTTATTTCTTATGGTGGTTTAATCAATATGACTACCAAAAAACCTTATGACCGTTTTGGCGGAGAAGTGACTTATACGGCAGGAAGCTACGGATTAAACCGTGTTACTGCTGATGTAAATACTCCATTAGACGAAGAACACAAAATTAACTTCCGTCTTAACACTGCTTACCACAGCGAAAACAGCTTTCAAGATGCTGGATACAGAAAATCTTTCTTCTTTGCTCCTTCATTGTCTTATGAAGTAAATGACAGACTTTCATTTTTCATCAATACTGAATTCATGAAAAACGAAGCGACTAACCCAACGATGCTTTTCTTAGATAGAGCTGCTCCATTAAGAGTTCACAATATTGACGAATTAGGTTATGATAACAAACGTTCATATACAAGTAACGAACTTGCAATTCAGACACCTTCTTATAGTCTTCAAGGACAAATGAACTATAAAATTTCTGATCAATGGACTTCTCAGACAGTAATTTCTAGAGGTTCATCAAAATCAGAAGGATATTATACTTATTTATATGAAGGAACAAAATCAATTCCTCAAATCACCGAAGGAATTGTTTTAGGACGTTCTATGAACTATCAAAACTCTACAACTTTAACTACAGATATCCAACAAAACTTCATTGGAGATTTCAGAATCGGAAGTTTAAGAAATCGTATTGTTGCCGGTTTAGATTACTTCAACAGAGGACAAATCGATAATGGATCTGGATATGTAAGAAATGGAAATGTATATATCGGAAACATGGATTTAGCAACTGTTAACCAATATGTATTTGGTATTACAGATCCAAAAAAATATGTTACAGATGGAGATAATGGTAATTTAACAAAAGCCGGTTCAGACAAACTTTTGGCCGAAGCTGCTGCAAATAACAACAAAACTAAACAAGAAGTTTTTAGCGCTTATGTTTCTGATGTTATTAATATTACTCCTTCATTATCTGCAATGGGAAGTTTACGTGTAGATCGTTTTATGACAGCTGGAGACGTAACTACCAGTGATGATGATTATAACCAAACTGCCTTTTCTCCAAAATTTGGTTTAGTTTACCAGCCAATTATTGATAAGGTTTCGATTTTTGCAAACTACATGGATGGTTTTGCCAACTCTGCTCCAACAAGCGATATTTTACCTGACGGAAGTTCTAGTCCAAGAACTTTCAAACCAGAGCATGCTAACCAATTTGAAATTGGAACTAAATTAAATGTTCTTAAAGATAAAGTTTACGCAACTTTTAGCTACTATGACATTCAGGTAAAAGATCAGGTATATACCGTATACGGAACTAGTGGTTCTGTTAACACTCAGACATCTTACCAAAACGGTGCTCAAAGAAACAAAGGTTTTGAAGCAGAAATCGTGGCAAGTCCAGTTCCTGGTTTAAACATTGTAGCAGGCTATAGCTATGTAGATGCAATCTTAAACGCAGGAGATCCTGATTTCGTAGGACACAGACCAGAAAGCTCTGGACCAAGAAACTCAGCAAACTTCTGGGCAAGCTATAAATTCTTAGAAGGAGATTTACAAGGATTTGGTTTAGGTTTTGGAGGAAACTATGCTGACAAAAACCTAATCATGAACAGAACAATTACAGGTCAGTTTACTATACCTTCTTACACTGTTTTAAATTCATCAATTTTCTACGGAACAGAAAAATATACATTGACACTTAAACTAGACAACATAGCAAATGTTGACACTTACGATGGATGGTCAACTATTCATCCAAGAAACATGAGAAGCGTTGCTGCTAGTTTCGCTTATAGATTCTAA
- the odhB gene encoding 2-oxoglutarate dehydrogenase complex dihydrolipoyllysine-residue succinyltransferase — translation MILEMKVPSPGESIKEVEIATWLVKDGDYVEKDQAIAEVDSDKATLELPAEMSGVITLKAEEGDTVAVGAVVCLIDTDAAKPAGSAPAAPAAEAPKAEAPKAEVKAEAPKAEPVQAPAATSYAAGTPSPAARKILDEKNIAPASVSGTGKGGRITKDDAVNAVPSMGTPTGGSRGTERTKLSMLRRKVAERLVSAKNETAMLTTFNEVNMTPINQIRNEYKDAFKAKHGGLGLGFMSFFTKAVTRALQLYPDVNSMMDGDYKIAYDFADISIAVSGPKGLMVPVVRNAELLTFRGIEAEIKRLALRARDGQITVDDMTGGTFTITNGGVFGSMLSTPIINPPQSGILGMHNIIERPIAVNGKVEIHPMMYVALSYDHRIIDGRESVGFLVAVKEALENPLELLMNGDAKRALEL, via the coding sequence ATGATTTTAGAAATGAAAGTCCCATCACCAGGGGAATCAATAAAAGAAGTTGAAATTGCAACTTGGTTAGTAAAAGACGGAGATTATGTAGAGAAAGATCAGGCTATTGCTGAAGTTGATTCAGATAAAGCTACTCTTGAATTGCCTGCTGAAATGAGCGGTGTAATTACACTAAAAGCTGAAGAAGGTGATACAGTTGCAGTAGGTGCTGTAGTTTGTTTAATTGATACAGATGCTGCTAAACCAGCAGGAAGTGCTCCAGCGGCACCAGCGGCAGAAGCTCCAAAAGCTGAGGCTCCTAAGGCAGAAGTAAAAGCAGAAGCTCCAAAAGCTGAGCCAGTTCAAGCTCCAGCTGCTACAAGTTATGCAGCAGGAACTCCATCTCCAGCAGCAAGAAAAATATTAGACGAAAAAAATATTGCTCCAGCTTCTGTATCAGGAACTGGTAAAGGCGGAAGAATTACTAAAGATGATGCTGTAAACGCAGTACCTTCAATGGGAACTCCAACTGGTGGAAGCCGTGGAACTGAGCGTACAAAATTATCAATGTTGCGTCGTAAAGTAGCAGAAAGATTAGTTTCAGCTAAAAATGAAACTGCTATGCTTACTACTTTCAACGAAGTAAACATGACGCCAATCAACCAAATTCGTAATGAATACAAAGATGCTTTCAAAGCTAAACATGGTGGTTTAGGTTTAGGTTTCATGTCATTCTTTACAAAAGCAGTTACAAGAGCTTTACAATTATACCCAGATGTTAACTCAATGATGGATGGTGACTACAAAATCGCTTACGATTTTGCTGATATCTCAATCGCAGTTTCTGGACCAAAAGGATTAATGGTTCCTGTTGTTCGTAACGCTGAACTTTTAACTTTCCGTGGAATTGAAGCTGAAATCAAAAGATTGGCTTTAAGAGCTCGTGATGGTCAAATTACAGTTGACGATATGACTGGAGGAACTTTCACAATCACTAACGGTGGTGTTTTCGGAAGTATGTTATCTACTCCAATCATCAACCCTCCTCAATCAGGAATCTTAGGAATGCACAACATCATTGAGCGTCCGATTGCTGTAAACGGAAAAGTTGAAATTCACCCAATGATGTATGTAGCTCTTTCTTATGATCACAGAATTATCGACGGACGTGAGTCTGTTGGTTTCTTAGTTGCTGTAAAAGAAGCTTTAGAAAACCCATTAGAATTATTAATGAATGGCGACGCTAAACGTGCTTTAGAGTTGTAA